Proteins from a single region of Deltaproteobacteria bacterium:
- the mreC gene encoding rod shape-determining protein MreC: protein MGRAAEPRGRWTRSARRARAPDGPPVTLDYIRRNGVVLTVALCLVVGAALVVRSGRTAGRADPLGRAFLELMAPLERAASALGRAISGSWRGVADLVRARGENAALRERVRRLEQELDRLSEVELENARLRPLLDFRQTLQGELLAARVIGRDATGLARTLTIDRGESAGLARGAAVLVPEGIVGQVFLVSRHAARVLLVTDHNSGVDALVQRTRARGIVQGTVDAGCVLNYVKRTEDVQVGDTLVTSGLDGIFPKGLPIGRVTTIDKRGQGLFQSAEVTPDLDPERLEEVLVTRGPVTPVEPAPAAPGK, encoded by the coding sequence CTGGGGCGCGCGGCGGAGCCGCGCGGGCGTTGGACGCGGAGCGCCCGGAGGGCGCGAGCACCGGACGGGCCCCCGGTAACGTTGGACTACATCCGTCGCAACGGCGTCGTGCTCACCGTGGCGCTCTGCCTCGTCGTCGGGGCAGCGCTGGTCGTGCGCAGCGGCCGCACCGCGGGCCGCGCCGACCCGCTCGGACGCGCCTTCCTCGAGCTGATGGCGCCGCTCGAGCGCGCCGCTTCCGCCCTCGGCCGCGCCATCTCCGGGAGCTGGCGCGGCGTGGCCGACCTGGTGCGCGCGCGGGGCGAGAACGCCGCGCTGCGCGAGCGGGTGCGGCGCCTCGAGCAGGAGCTCGATCGGCTCTCGGAGGTGGAGCTCGAGAACGCGCGCCTCCGCCCGCTCCTCGACTTCCGGCAGACGCTGCAGGGGGAGCTCCTCGCCGCGCGCGTCATCGGACGGGACGCGACCGGGCTGGCGCGCACGCTCACCATCGACCGCGGCGAGAGCGCGGGGCTGGCGCGGGGGGCGGCGGTGCTCGTGCCCGAGGGCATCGTCGGGCAGGTGTTCCTCGTGAGCCGGCATGCAGCTCGCGTCCTGCTCGTCACCGACCACAACAGCGGGGTGGATGCGCTCGTGCAGCGCACGCGTGCCCGTGGCATCGTACAGGGGACGGTGGACGCGGGCTGCGTGCTCAACTACGTGAAGCGCACCGAGGACGTACAGGTGGGGGACACGCTCGTCACCTCCGGGCTCGACGGCATCTTCCCGAAAGGCCTGCCCATCGGGCGCGTGACGACCATCGACAAGCGGGGGCAGGGCCTCTTCCAGTCGGCCGAGGTCACGCCCGACCTGGATCCCGAGCGGCTCGAGGAGGTGCTCGTGACGCGCGGTCCGGTCACGCCCGTCGAGCCCGCGCCGGCGGCGCCGGGGAAGTAG
- the mreD gene encoding rod shape-determining protein MreD, with translation MRTGVALALAAVVAMLIQTTIFPSLPGLPVVPDLILVLAVYLGAAHHTVGGAAGAFLLGYFLDTFSGTLLGQNAFALSAVYLSVRFFARHLWFERGLPVMALAFYGSLVHSAAVVAAATLAATPNPVGHHALRTGFACAALAALVAPAVFAALAWEKRLLGLA, from the coding sequence GTGCGGACCGGAGTCGCGCTGGCGCTCGCGGCGGTCGTCGCCATGCTCATCCAGACTACGATCTTCCCGTCGCTCCCGGGCCTGCCGGTCGTGCCCGACCTGATCCTCGTCCTGGCGGTGTACCTGGGCGCGGCACACCACACGGTCGGAGGTGCGGCCGGCGCGTTCCTGCTCGGCTACTTCCTCGACACCTTCTCGGGCACCCTGCTCGGGCAGAACGCCTTCGCGCTCTCCGCCGTGTACTTGAGCGTGCGGTTCTTCGCCCGCCACCTCTGGTTCGAGCGGGGGCTCCCCGTCATGGCGCTCGCCTTCTACGGGAGCCTGGTGCACAGCGCGGCGGTGGTGGCGGCCGCCACGCTGGCAGCGACGCCCAACCCCGTCGGGCACCATGCGCTGCGCACCGGGTTCGCCTGCGCGGCCCTGGCGGCCCTGGTCGCTCCGGCGGTGTTCGCCGCGCTGGCGTGGGAGAAGCGCCTCCTGGGTCTCGCCTGA
- the mrdA gene encoding penicillin-binding protein 2: MRCAPGSPARPWRPWSLRRCSPRWRGRSASWVSPEMSTRAVHVVSREVPPEFQLRMAVAVGVVFVAFALVGLRLWYLQVERGTQMRVFADQNRIRLVRVPAARGVVYDRHGEILVDNRPSFDVVFVPEDARERRRQVLKTLAGYLGDEETALHQAMRAPGKERERFQGVVLRRDVDWQGVVALETHQLDLPGVSLQVAPKRYYPFGPLAAHLLGYVGEVSKGELAGGDGDGYVPGDLVGKAGLEKAFDADLRGKAGGQQVEVDALGRRVRVLEEVSDLPGGTLTLTLDRDLQEAADRALGEADGAIVALDPRTGELLAMVSHPSFDPNVFARGIRGAEWHALVEDRKHPLNNRAVQGVFPPGSTFKVAVAAGALEEGAVTPFTGVTCTGGIPFGHHFFHCWKKGGHGAVNLHKAIVESCDVFFYQAGRRLGVDGIAEYAHRLGLGLPTGIALPHEQSGTIPDTAWKRRRFDQPWFEGETLSVAIGQGYVTVTPLQMANLAATIANGGTRRRPFYVKRAVGAEGRVLEVEPEVLGEAHLKKSTLAQVREGMRDVVMTEGGTGKKARVPGVVVAGKTGTSQVVKMGEDRARANRGAEVMRDHAWFIAYAPLDAPEIAIACIIEHAGGGGGAFAAPVVQQVLAHYFDRNQGPMPPTQQANAVRPPTDHAL; encoded by the coding sequence ATGCGCTGCGCACCGGGTTCGCCTGCGCGGCCCTGGCGGCCCTGGTCGCTCCGGCGGTGTTCGCCGCGCTGGCGTGGGAGAAGCGCCTCCTGGGTCTCGCCTGAGATGTCGACCCGCGCCGTTCACGTCGTCTCGCGCGAGGTGCCGCCCGAGTTCCAGCTCCGCATGGCGGTGGCGGTCGGCGTCGTGTTCGTCGCCTTCGCGCTGGTCGGGCTTCGCCTGTGGTACCTCCAGGTCGAGCGCGGCACGCAGATGCGCGTGTTCGCGGACCAGAACCGCATCCGGCTGGTGCGGGTGCCGGCGGCGCGGGGCGTGGTGTACGACCGCCACGGGGAGATCCTGGTCGACAACCGCCCGTCGTTCGACGTCGTCTTCGTCCCCGAGGACGCCCGCGAGCGCCGCCGCCAGGTGTTGAAGACCCTCGCGGGGTACCTGGGCGACGAGGAGACCGCGCTCCACCAGGCGATGCGCGCGCCCGGAAAGGAGCGCGAGCGCTTCCAGGGCGTCGTGCTGCGGCGCGACGTCGACTGGCAGGGGGTGGTGGCGCTCGAGACGCACCAGCTCGACCTGCCCGGCGTCTCGCTGCAGGTGGCGCCGAAGCGCTACTATCCGTTCGGGCCGCTGGCCGCGCACCTCCTCGGTTACGTCGGCGAGGTGAGCAAGGGCGAGCTGGCAGGGGGCGACGGCGACGGTTACGTCCCCGGCGACCTGGTCGGCAAGGCTGGCCTCGAGAAGGCCTTCGATGCGGATCTGCGCGGCAAAGCCGGGGGGCAGCAGGTGGAGGTGGACGCGCTCGGGCGCCGCGTCCGCGTGCTCGAGGAGGTCTCGGACCTGCCCGGCGGCACGCTCACGCTGACCCTCGACCGCGATCTGCAGGAAGCCGCCGACCGTGCCCTGGGCGAGGCCGACGGCGCGATCGTCGCGCTCGATCCACGCACCGGCGAGCTGCTCGCGATGGTCTCGCACCCGTCCTTCGACCCCAACGTGTTCGCGCGCGGCATCCGCGGTGCGGAATGGCACGCGCTGGTCGAGGACAGGAAGCACCCGCTCAACAACCGCGCCGTCCAGGGGGTGTTCCCGCCCGGCTCGACCTTCAAGGTCGCGGTCGCGGCCGGCGCGCTCGAGGAGGGCGCGGTGACCCCCTTCACCGGCGTGACGTGCACGGGCGGCATCCCGTTCGGCCACCATTTCTTCCACTGCTGGAAGAAGGGGGGGCACGGCGCCGTGAACCTGCACAAGGCCATCGTCGAGTCGTGCGACGTGTTCTTCTACCAGGCGGGGCGCCGGCTCGGCGTCGACGGGATCGCGGAGTACGCGCATCGCCTCGGGCTCGGCCTCCCCACTGGCATCGCCCTCCCGCACGAGCAGAGCGGGACGATCCCCGACACGGCGTGGAAGCGGCGGCGCTTCGACCAGCCCTGGTTCGAGGGCGAGACGCTCTCGGTGGCGATCGGCCAGGGCTACGTGACCGTCACGCCGCTCCAGATGGCGAACCTGGCGGCGACCATCGCCAACGGCGGCACCCGCCGCCGGCCCTTCTACGTGAAGCGCGCTGTCGGCGCGGAGGGGAGGGTGCTCGAGGTCGAGCCCGAGGTGCTCGGCGAGGCGCATCTCAAGAAGAGCACGCTCGCGCAGGTGCGCGAGGGGATGCGCGACGTGGTGATGACCGAGGGCGGCACGGGCAAGAAGGCGCGCGTGCCCGGCGTCGTGGTGGCGGGGAAGACCGGCACCTCGCAGGTGGTGAAGATGGGCGAGGACCGCGCGCGCGCGAACCGCGGCGCCGAGGTGATGCGCGACCACGCCTGGTTCATCGCCTACGCGCCCCTCGACGCGCCGGAGATCGCCATCGCCTGCATCATCGAGCACGCGGGCGGCGGGGGCGGCGCCTTCGCCGCGCCCGTCGTGCAGCAGGTGCTGGCCCACTACTTCGACCGCAACCAGGGGCCCATGCCTCCGACCCAGCAAGCCAATGCGGTTCGACCGCCGACTGATCACGCACTTTGA
- the rodA gene encoding rod shape-determining protein RodA: MRFDRRLITHFEWLLPLLALAVSGLGAMTVYSATHAPGTRGLSPLALRQLLWLAAGCLAMLAALVFDYHRLERSAFVIYLLVLLAVLAVPAFGRMGGGSRRWIPLGPVSIQPSEFMKLGLVLVLARHFARTYERGLGLRAAIVPMLATAVPAAAILAQPDLGTVAILGIVSLTMLMLGGIRLRWFVLLGVVVAVAAPLGWPHLKVYQQKRILTFLHPEMDPLGAGYHVLQSKIAVGSGMTWGKGFLRGTQNHLNFLPEQHTDFIFSVFAEEWGFVGALVLIALYVALVLRGIVIATRARDRFGVLLVLGLTATVFWQAVINVGMTTGLLPVVGIPLPFFSYGGSSLLCLLVGVGLTMNVSMRRYFF; encoded by the coding sequence ATGCGGTTCGACCGCCGACTGATCACGCACTTTGAGTGGCTGCTGCCGCTCCTCGCGCTCGCGGTGAGCGGCCTCGGCGCCATGACGGTCTACAGCGCGACCCACGCGCCGGGGACGAGGGGGCTCTCGCCGCTCGCCCTGCGCCAGCTCCTCTGGCTCGCGGCCGGCTGCCTCGCGATGCTCGCCGCGCTCGTCTTCGACTATCACCGTCTCGAGCGCAGCGCCTTCGTCATCTACCTGCTCGTGCTGCTCGCCGTGCTCGCCGTACCGGCGTTCGGCCGCATGGGCGGCGGCTCGCGGCGCTGGATCCCGCTCGGTCCGGTGTCGATCCAGCCCTCGGAGTTCATGAAGCTCGGGCTCGTGCTGGTGCTGGCGCGGCACTTCGCGCGCACGTACGAGCGCGGCCTCGGGCTGCGCGCGGCCATCGTGCCGATGCTCGCGACCGCCGTGCCGGCGGCGGCGATCCTCGCGCAGCCCGACCTGGGCACGGTCGCCATCCTGGGCATCGTGTCGCTCACCATGCTGATGCTGGGCGGCATCCGTCTGCGCTGGTTCGTCCTGCTCGGCGTGGTGGTCGCGGTCGCGGCGCCGCTCGGGTGGCCGCACCTGAAGGTCTATCAGCAGAAGCGAATCCTCACCTTCCTGCATCCCGAGATGGATCCGCTCGGCGCCGGCTATCACGTCCTGCAGTCGAAGATCGCGGTCGGCTCGGGGATGACGTGGGGCAAGGGGTTCCTGCGCGGCACGCAGAACCATCTCAACTTCCTCCCCGAGCAGCACACGGACTTCATCTTCTCGGTGTTCGCGGAGGAGTGGGGCTTCGTCGGCGCGCTCGTGCTGATCGCGCTCTACGTCGCGCTCGTGCTGCGCGGGATCGTGATCGCCACCCGCGCGCGCGACCGCTTCGGCGTTCTCCTGGTCCTCGGTCTCACCGCCACCGTCTTCTGGCAGGCGGTCATCAACGTGGGCATGACCACCGGCCTCCTCCCCGTCGTCGGCATCCCCCTCCCGTTCTTCAGCTACGGCGGCTCCTCCCTCCTCTGCCTCCTCGTCGGCGTCGGCCTCACCATGAACGTCTCGATGCGCCGCTACTTCTTCTGA
- the trxA gene encoding thioredoxin produces the protein MADVLPVADDSFDREVLASPTPVLIDFWAPWCAPCRAIAPVVEEIAREYAGKLKVMKMNVDDNPKTPARYGVRGIPNLIVFHSGQVKEQIVGAVPKAQLVKAISSVVA, from the coding sequence ATGGCCGACGTGCTACCGGTTGCTGACGACTCGTTCGATCGCGAAGTGCTCGCGAGCCCCACGCCCGTGCTCATCGATTTCTGGGCTCCCTGGTGCGCGCCCTGCCGCGCCATCGCGCCCGTGGTCGAGGAGATCGCGCGCGAGTACGCCGGGAAGCTGAAGGTCATGAAGATGAACGTCGACGACAACCCGAAGACGCCGGCGCGCTACGGCGTGCGGGGCATCCCGAACCTGATCGTCTTCCACAGCGGGCAGGTGAAGGAGCAGATCGTCGGCGCCGTCCCGAAGGCGCAGCTCGTCAAGGCGATCAGCTCGGTCGTGGCGTAG
- a CDS encoding carboxypeptidase regulatory-like domain-containing protein — MKRPLAVAALGLALGLAGSTDAHARGSFHHGPSFHHGPFVGHRPFFHSHPGSRVFIDGGFFFDPFFFPYDYPYYLPYPVYPPPDVEGWSEPPPEAEGEARAESAPPSREETERGSYGLVQLQGVPDGAAVDLDGRFWLTAENLDRRWLAVPYGEHTLAVRARGFDTVERRVEVKAGKTSVVRFGPFHHQTG; from the coding sequence GTGAAGCGCCCGCTGGCCGTCGCCGCGCTCGGCCTCGCGCTCGGCCTCGCCGGGAGCACGGACGCGCACGCGCGGGGGTCTTTCCATCATGGGCCGTCTTTCCATCATGGGCCCTTCGTCGGACACCGCCCGTTCTTCCACTCGCACCCCGGCTCCCGCGTCTTCATCGACGGCGGCTTCTTCTTCGACCCGTTCTTCTTCCCGTACGACTACCCCTACTACCTGCCCTATCCGGTGTACCCCCCGCCGGACGTCGAGGGCTGGAGCGAGCCGCCCCCGGAAGCGGAAGGCGAGGCGCGCGCGGAGAGCGCGCCGCCGTCGCGCGAGGAGACCGAGCGCGGCAGCTACGGCCTCGTGCAGCTCCAGGGCGTGCCCGACGGCGCCGCGGTGGATCTCGACGGGCGCTTCTGGCTGACGGCCGAGAACCTCGACCGGCGCTGGCTCGCGGTCCCGTACGGCGAGCACACGCTCGCGGTGCGCGCGCGCGGCTTCGACACGGTCGAGCGGCGGGTCGAGGTGAAGGCCGGCAAGACGAGCGTCGTGCGCTTCGGTCCCTTCCATCACCAGACCGGCTGA